A stretch of the Candidatus Hydrogenedentota bacterium genome encodes the following:
- a CDS encoding P-II family nitrogen regulator, whose translation MKKIEAIIKPFKLEEVKESLAAVGIQGLTVTEVKGFGRQKGHKELYRGAEYVVEFLPKVKLEIVVDDGRVEQVVAAIVKAASTGRIGDGKIFVSTVDEAIRIRTGETGEIAIS comes from the coding sequence GTGAAAAAGATCGAGGCCATCATTAAACCGTTTAAGTTGGAGGAAGTGAAGGAATCCCTTGCTGCCGTTGGTATCCAAGGGTTAACGGTGACCGAGGTCAAAGGATTCGGACGTCAGAAAGGCCACAAAGAACTCTACCGCGGCGCAGAGTATGTTGTTGAGTTTCTGCCCAAGGTGAAGCTTGAGATTGTGGTCGACGACGGCCGCGTCGAACAGGTGGTCGCAGCAATTGTAAAAGCTGCCTCGACAGGCCGTATCGGCGACGGCAAGATTTTCGTATCGACCGTGGACGAAGCCATTCGGATTCGTACGGGAGAGACCGGAGAAATCGCGATTAGCTGA